GATAGCGGTGTCGACTGGATTGCTCGAGAAACTTTTATAATCATTTTTATTATCAAGAATATTTATATTCTATCTGTTAAGCAATCTGAAAACAAAAAGGCTATTTGTTTAGCTCGACTTTTGTTTCACAATCAGGTTGTGGTTGTCAGTTTGAGGGTTTGTCCCGACTGTGTTCGTCAAACAAAAACTAtgttttttttttgacaaatgcagaaAGTTTTCATTAAATTAAATATAGTACAGCCaggacaaacccccaactgttGATACAACCGGgtgataaaacaaataacatactaaaaataattagatgatttgtttcctgatcgtttaacacatagaattttaaaattcttgaaactaaaaacgaaatcaaagacatccCAAAAGATCCAAATTGCACAAGTatctctgaaaatagcaacatcgCAATTGAGCATATCACATAAAAACTATGGTTAGCCCAATGTTCAGAAACACCAATCGCATAAAATGATATTAGAGAAGCGGCACCACCGTTATCTACatgccggacaccagctatagtCTATAGATATGCCGAAtgcaccccagctatctacatgtcggataccagctatagacatgccgaaagtgtaAATCCATGAAAGATGAACAATCTTTGGTTGTGAAAGGTGAACTCTTGCAATAATCACCACCGTCCCAGATTCGATGCAGACTTTGCAGATCAgcaaaaatatcaataaattcgtCCTTAACAGATCCAACACCAGATAAACCCAAGTATGACTAcataaaaacataacaaacactccaaaaggagagacaaaacacacactccaagaggagagacacacaaacacccaaaaaattgGGTTTTATTAAAATGAAATTAACGAGAGTAAAAGAGAACGAATGGGTAGAAAACACAATGAAAGCCcctcgatttacttgaaaatggATAAACTCTAACAGACGGGATGGAAGGAGGGAGGCGGCTGGCTGCTATACTAACTATGTTCTTTTTTAATGTAATGTGACAACTGACAAGAAAATATAAAAATAGAGCAACTTTGTATTTGTGGGACTTGGAGTTATGATTCCATAAAACATGGTTCAATTGTTGTAAATTATACTGATGATAAATTGAGAGTAATAACTGTATAGTTTATAATTGACAAGAAGCTTGGATACCAAAATGTACGGTTTATCAAGATGGTTTGCACATTAAAACGTACGATTTATTAAGATGGTTTGCATATCAGAATGTACGGTTGGAGGATGATGCGCTGGATGTTATCAAATCGGAGACGATTGTAGGATGATACGCTAAatgttactccctccgtcctcAATATGTTTCCCATTTTGACTTTTTACAATAaacgattgactactaatttataTCTAATCTATAAAAGTAAATATAGTCATTAGTGAtcttgttggattcgtatttataaataatttaatacagtaaattttttatatttaatactactACAAAACTAAAGATATTAATAATCAAAAATATGCATTGACAAATGTATCCAAAACAAATGAGAAACGTTTTTAGGCATATAGGGAGTATCAAACCGGAGACAATACTGATGATTTGCATTAACCACTTACCAAATAGTGCAACtactttgatttttattattatatGAAAAAATATCTGCATTTTTATTAATCTAGTAACATAGCAGAATATTTTCATCTAATAATCCCGAATTAAAGTGAAAAAAACATAAACCAAAATTACACTAAAATCTCTTTCCCAATTCAATTACTCgaaaaacataaaaaatagacttaaaacttaaaattatgaattttctTTTGTGCTAGTTGACCCAAGTCCATATCTTGTACACTTGTCTACTTACTATTGGTAGTTAGTGCTATTACAACTTGCCAAAGTACCAAAAGCAAAACCAAACAAAATGCTCAACTCTTCATTCCTAGGCTCCTCTATCTCCACCACAACTTTCACCCACAAACACAACCCTCCCTAAACTCCACCACCACCCAACAATCTCCTCTTTTAaaccaaaccctaaccctaaccctaaccctaatttcATCACCACTATTTCTAAATTCCTATGGGGCCCATCTCTCCCACCTCAACTCCTCATCTCCACCGTCCGTTCCACTTGGTCCACTACTTGGCAAATCATGATGTCTCAGCTCGCCCCGGCCGACCCATCTGGCGGTTATACCCGACCCGCTTCCCAGTTTCGCGCCAAAATCAATAACCGATTTTCCCGCCAAAATTCCAAGAATGTTCATCTCTATGTTGGTTTGCCTTGTCCTTGGGCTCACAGGACCCTAATTGTTAGGGCTTTAAAGGGTCTTCAAGATTCAATTCCGGTATCGATTGCGGCCCCGGGAATCGATGGTTCTTGGATTTTCTTGAATAGTGATGGTGGGAGCAAGGATAAGCTTGTTCCGGGATTGGATAATGTGAATGGTTGTGGAAGTCTTAGAGAGGTTTATAAGTCGAGGGCAGGTGGTTATAGTGGAAGATCAACTGTTCCGATGCTTTGGGATGTCGAAAAGAAGGATGTGGTGTGTAATGAGAGTTATGATATTATCGAATTGCTCAATTCAAGCTTTAATAGTATTGCTTTGAATCCTGATTTGGACCTTTCGCCTCCGGAATTGAAGAAAGATATAGACAAATGGAATGCAATTGTATACCCGAATGTCAATAATGGCGTTTATAGGTAATGCAGTATAGTAAAGATTGAAATTGTTCTGGTCTTTCTTTAGCTTGCATCGATGTACTTTAAGTTATATACATGAATGGTGCTATACGTAATGCGGGTTGATTAAATATTTGATTTTACGGCCTTTATTAAGCGTGCTTAAATATTCTCTAAATTATACACATTGATGGTGTTTATAGGCTACAGAGTATGATTTTAGATTAAATTCCTGTAGCCTGCATCATTTTATTTATAGTATATATAAAACTGTTGTTAATGTTTGGTTGTGTGTTGAACACCGATGGAACTCTTATGGTCCTTTTTTAGCTTGCTTTAAGTTTCTTTAGATTTTAGGCATTAAGGGCTTTATAGTTGATGGAGGTTGATTAGATTGAATTTTATTGTCTCAGTTTAGATTACATCTATTTTCCATATATTATTTGCATTAATGGTGTAATGGGTAACGTGGGTTGATGAAAGGTTAAATTTTTTTCCACTATTTAGGTTGTGTCAATTTTCTTTAAATTATATGCAGTAATGGTGTTGTTAAGCTTGCTTCAATTTTCCATAGTATATGCATTGACGGTGTTTATAGGTTAAACGGGTTGATTAAAGATTAGATTTTGGTTGACTGCATCAATCTTCTTTGtagtatatatttataaaattgttGTAATTTAATACTAAGAGTTGAATAAAGATTGAATTTTTATGGTCTTTTTCTAGCTTGCCTGAACTTTCAATGTAAGTAGATTATAGTTTTTTAGCTTGCATATATTTTCATTACATTATATGCATTAATGGTGTTATGGGTAATGTGTGTTGATtaaatattttctttttatgtCCCTTTTTAGATTGCATCATTTTTTTTAATGGTGTTGTAGGTaatgcaagtgctttgaagttTTAAGTTTTTTCTATATTTGTTATGATTGAACGTGCTTTGATGTTGTGAAATGTATGTTTTAGGTGTGGGTTTGCACAGAGTCAGGAAGCTTATGAAAAAGCAGTTAATGAGTTGTTTGACGCGTTGGATCTGATAGATGATCATTTGGCCACTTCGAGGTATCTATGTGGTGATAGGCTTACACTTTCTGATGTATGCTTGTTTACCACGTTAATTCGGTTTGATATAGTATACAATGTGTTGTTCAAGTGCACAAAGAAGAAGCTTGTTGAATATTCCAACCTTCATGGCTATATGAGAGACATTTACCAGGTATCAAATGTCCTATGATTTTCCTAACATTGTGCGGCAGGTTATGCATTTGTTTATTTGTGTGTGTATGTGAGAAAGCCAGCAAGCTAGGGGGAGGGTGTGAAAGATGAAGCTTTATTGCTTGTAAc
This sequence is a window from Apium graveolens cultivar Ventura chromosome 9, ASM990537v1, whole genome shotgun sequence. Protein-coding genes within it:
- the LOC141687102 gene encoding uncharacterized protein LOC141687102 → MMSQLAPADPSGGYTRPASQFRAKINNRFSRQNSKNVHLYVGLPCPWAHRTLIVRALKGLQDSIPVSIAAPGIDGSWIFLNSDGGSKDKLVPGLDNVNGCGSLREVYKSRAGGYSGRSTVPMLWDVEKKDVVCNESYDIIELLNSSFNSIALNPDLDLSPPELKKDIDKWNAIVYPNVNNGVYRCGFAQSQEAYEKAVNELFDALDLIDDHLATSRYLCGDRLTLSDVCLFTTLIRFDIVYNVLFKCTKKKLVEYSNLHGYMRDIYQIPEVATTCNLEAVMDGYYKFLFPLNPGNIRPVMPGSCENEALLKPHNRELLSMAEGVQVYVT